From Candidatus Rokuibacteriota bacterium, the proteins below share one genomic window:
- a CDS encoding dephospho-CoA kinase produces the protein MSRKFLLVGLTGGIASGKSTVSRMFRDLGCLIIDADLLAREVVEPGEPAYEKIVAEFGRGILEADGVIDRKKLGALVFDDEAKRKRLEALTHPEIRKRQAAILAELITEGFDGIVIFDAPLLVEAGGARNMDRLVVVYADDAAQRKRLELRDGVSAAEADTKIRSQLPLAEKVKRAHYVVDNSGTREETERRVREVHRALLGDLKAFQASPA, from the coding sequence ATGTCTAGGAAATTCCTCCTGGTCGGCCTCACCGGGGGGATCGCGAGCGGGAAGAGCACGGTCTCCCGGATGTTCCGGGATCTGGGCTGCCTCATCATCGACGCCGACCTGCTCGCGCGCGAGGTGGTCGAGCCGGGCGAGCCGGCCTACGAGAAGATCGTGGCGGAGTTCGGCAGGGGGATCCTCGAGGCCGACGGTGTGATCGATCGGAAGAAGCTCGGGGCGCTCGTCTTCGACGATGAAGCCAAGCGCAAGCGCCTCGAGGCGCTCACGCATCCCGAGATCAGGAAGCGCCAGGCCGCGATCCTGGCCGAGCTCATCACCGAGGGATTCGACGGGATCGTGATCTTCGACGCCCCCCTCCTCGTGGAGGCGGGCGGAGCCAGGAACATGGACCGGCTCGTCGTGGTCTATGCTGACGACGCGGCTCAGCGGAAGCGGCTCGAGCTCCGGGACGGCGTCTCCGCGGCGGAGGCGGACACGAAGATCCGGAGCCAGTTGCCGCTCGCCGAGAAGGTGAAGCGGGCCCATTACGTGGTGGACAACTCCGGAACCCGGGAGGAGACCGAGCGCCGGGTGCGCGAGGTCCACCGGGCGCTCCTCGGCGACCTCAAGGCCTTCCAGGCCAGCCCGGCGTGA
- a CDS encoding ribonuclease J — MEPASEPSVRLIPLGGLGEIGLNMMLLESGDDLLAVDCGLLFPDDEMLGIDYVIPDFAYLLAKRESLRAVVLTHGHEDHIGALPYLLREVRAPVYGTPLTLALVASRLSEHGLLDTADLRPLKPRGAIELGSLRIEAVRVTHSIADGIGLAIETPVGTIVHTGDFKLDPSPIDGQHPDYRKFAELGERGVLALLSDSTNVDRPGHTPSESEVGRSLAALFEKARGRIIVATFASHIHRIQQVLELAVRFGRKLALLGMSMVNNVRIAAELGHLRVPEGTLVPLDELADLPAGRQVILSTGSQGEPNSAIALMAAREHKDVQVEEGDLVILSARIIPGNERVIGRVINQLMRLGAGVLWEDVAFVHVSGHACQEDLKLMLNLTRPRYFVPVHGEYRHLVAHARLAESVGLPRERIFIIEDGLGVELTKSSARVLGRFPAGRVFVDGKGIGDVGAVVLRDRQLLAQDGMVVVALTVDRQTGELLAGPEIASRGFVYVKESEEILEEVKTVVREALAERDTAAPVNRELLGSLMRSAVRRFINQRFQRKPIVLPIVLEV, encoded by the coding sequence ATCGAGCCCGCCAGCGAACCATCGGTCCGCCTGATTCCGCTCGGCGGGCTCGGTGAGATCGGCCTCAACATGATGCTGCTCGAGTCGGGCGACGACCTCCTGGCCGTGGACTGCGGCCTCCTCTTCCCCGACGACGAGATGCTCGGGATCGACTACGTGATCCCCGACTTCGCCTACCTCCTCGCCAAGCGAGAATCGCTCCGGGCCGTGGTCCTGACCCACGGTCACGAGGATCACATCGGCGCGTTACCCTACCTCCTCCGCGAGGTCCGCGCGCCTGTCTACGGCACGCCGCTCACCCTTGCGTTGGTCGCCTCCCGCCTGAGCGAGCACGGGCTCCTGGACACGGCCGACCTCCGGCCTCTCAAGCCTCGCGGGGCCATCGAGCTCGGGTCGCTGCGGATCGAGGCCGTGCGCGTCACGCACTCCATTGCCGACGGGATCGGCCTCGCGATCGAGACCCCGGTCGGGACCATCGTCCACACGGGTGACTTCAAACTGGACCCGAGCCCGATCGACGGCCAGCACCCGGACTACCGGAAGTTCGCCGAGCTGGGGGAGCGGGGAGTCCTCGCGCTTCTCTCCGACTCGACCAACGTGGACCGGCCGGGCCACACGCCCTCCGAGTCCGAGGTTGGACGCTCCCTCGCCGCGCTCTTCGAGAAGGCGCGCGGACGGATTATCGTCGCGACGTTCGCGTCCCACATCCACCGGATCCAGCAGGTCCTCGAGCTGGCCGTCCGCTTCGGCCGCAAGCTCGCGCTGCTCGGCATGAGCATGGTGAACAACGTCCGGATCGCGGCCGAGCTGGGCCACCTCAGGGTTCCCGAGGGGACGCTGGTGCCCCTCGACGAGCTGGCCGACCTACCGGCTGGCCGGCAAGTCATCCTCTCCACCGGGAGCCAGGGGGAGCCCAATTCGGCCATCGCGCTGATGGCCGCCAGGGAGCACAAGGACGTCCAGGTGGAGGAGGGGGACCTCGTGATCCTCTCGGCCCGGATCATTCCGGGGAACGAGCGCGTCATCGGCCGCGTCATCAACCAGCTCATGCGCCTCGGGGCCGGGGTCCTCTGGGAGGACGTGGCCTTCGTGCACGTCTCGGGCCACGCCTGCCAGGAAGACCTGAAGCTGATGCTCAACCTGACCCGGCCGCGCTACTTCGTCCCGGTGCACGGCGAATACCGGCACCTGGTCGCCCACGCCCGCCTGGCCGAGTCCGTCGGCTTGCCGCGGGAGCGGATCTTCATCATCGAGGACGGACTCGGCGTCGAGCTTACCAAGAGCTCGGCGCGAGTGCTCGGGCGGTTCCCTGCCGGCAGGGTCTTCGTGGACGGCAAGGGGATCGGCGACGTGGGCGCGGTCGTCCTCCGTGACCGCCAGCTCCTGGCCCAGGACGGCATGGTGGTGGTCGCCCTCACCGTGGATCGCCAGACCGGCGAGCTCCTGGCGGGGCCCGAGATCGCGTCGCGCGGCTTCGTGTACGTGAAGGAGTCCGAGGAGATCCTGGAGGAGGTCAAGACGGTCGTGCGGGAAGCCCTGGCCGAGCGGGACACGGCGGCGCCCGTGAACCGGGAGCTGCTCGGCTCGTTGATGCGGAGCGCGGTGCGACGCTTCATCAACCAGCGCTTCCAGCGGAAGCCGATCGTATTGCCGATCGTGCTGGAGGTGTGA
- a CDS encoding type II toxin-antitoxin system VapC family toxin encodes MPGRVLLDTTVIIALFNGDRAVVASLSEVTEVFAPSIAVGELFYGAIKSGQAERNIRQIRDFVRATAVLPVTASTAETYGRVKDRLRQQGRPIPENDIWIAAVALEQDLDLATRDTHFGAVAGLRLQTW; translated from the coding sequence GTGCCTGGTAGAGTCCTCCTCGATACCACGGTCATCATCGCCCTGTTCAATGGGGACAGGGCAGTCGTCGCGTCTCTTTCCGAGGTTACCGAAGTCTTTGCACCAAGTATCGCGGTGGGCGAACTTTTCTACGGAGCAATCAAATCCGGACAAGCTGAGCGCAATATCCGCCAAATCAGAGATTTTGTCCGGGCCACTGCGGTCCTCCCTGTTACCGCATCTACGGCGGAAACATACGGTCGAGTGAAAGACCGACTGAGACAGCAGGGTCGTCCAATTCCTGAGAACGATATCTGGATCGCTGCAGTCGCCCTGGAGCAGGATCTGGACCTGGCGACGCGTGACACTCACTTCGGAGCGGTCGCAGGCCTTCGACTTCAGACCTGGTAG
- the rsmA gene encoding ribosomal RNA small subunit methyltransferase A has protein sequence MSTSGRRRALGQHFLRDVRIARAIVDTARLTPDDLCVEIGPGQGALTLLLAERAGRLLALEVDGALISQLQPRLGSIANAEVRRADARRFDYSALPALRPSPEGRVVVVGNLPYSAAKPILERLVAARGAVSEMVLTLQKEVAERVVAAPGSKRYGALSVLTQIYCEGRRVMAVPPGAFRPPPKVDSAVIHLRVLPAPCVAVGDERWFHRLVKAAFGQRRKHLANALAGGLHSTVATARRWLGEAGIDPERRAETLSLQEFSRLAEIARRDQIPSAG, from the coding sequence GTGAGCACCAGCGGGCGCCGCCGGGCCCTCGGGCAGCACTTCCTCCGAGACGTGCGCATCGCGCGGGCCATCGTGGACACGGCGCGCCTGACCCCGGACGACCTCTGCGTCGAGATCGGGCCGGGGCAGGGCGCGCTGACTCTTCTGCTCGCGGAGCGCGCCGGCCGCCTTCTCGCCCTCGAGGTGGACGGAGCGCTGATTTCCCAGCTTCAACCGCGGCTCGGGTCGATTGCCAACGCGGAGGTCCGTCGGGCCGACGCGCGCCGCTTCGATTATTCGGCTCTCCCGGCCCTCCGGCCCTCTCCCGAAGGCCGAGTGGTCGTGGTGGGGAACCTCCCCTACAGCGCCGCCAAGCCGATCCTGGAGCGCCTCGTCGCCGCCCGGGGTGCGGTCTCCGAGATGGTGCTGACCCTTCAGAAGGAGGTCGCCGAGCGGGTTGTCGCAGCGCCCGGGAGCAAGCGCTACGGGGCGCTCTCGGTGCTCACGCAGATCTACTGTGAGGGTCGCCGCGTCATGGCGGTCCCCCCCGGCGCCTTCAGGCCGCCTCCCAAGGTGGACTCCGCTGTCATCCACCTGCGGGTCCTCCCGGCGCCGTGCGTGGCCGTCGGCGATGAGCGCTGGTTTCACCGGCTCGTGAAAGCGGCGTTTGGTCAGAGGCGGAAGCACCTGGCCAACGCCCTCGCCGGAGGGCTTCACTCCACTGTGGCGACGGCGCGGCGGTGGCTCGGGGAGGCCGGCATCGATCCCGAGCGCCGTGCGGAAACGCTGTCGCTTCAGGAGTTTTCGCGCCTCGCCGAGATCGCGCGTCGGGACCAAATTCCTTCGGCGGGCTGA